The following proteins are co-located in the Sphingobium sp. Z007 genome:
- a CDS encoding replication protein RepA, with the protein MNGDPHRPLGHQYALAMLNGGEESVRKLATTAGTQLTLDAFLRVQDEEPVPAFLHSALCAMSLPTKRPKDDTQPIVREDGKYALAINPRPVLQNVNGKSVMRSLGVPYGAYPRVALIYLLSQAVMKQSRDVYLGRNFTEWMRRLGYQTVSYGPRGTANLMREQVDRLLACEWQIRWDGTGTDDNAFAVRDVKISNEYAGSLDKNGSFAREIRMSEAFYSHLIDHAVPLNEIAIRELKGTPTALDLYTYLAYRLPRIGSDKGQVISWDQLAKHLGNEADSKRFRQTVRETMQIVSAVYPNANVDLSGRKVVLHPSPAPMERKLVGPHLRLVGAAAPGTAPRSSVKVRREVDSSLQKDSEPLLSFPTGSLSYGAREARFRQIGLTKGNPWSVDDMTAAFRKGCPNFNKERTDKEWLRVWEAFVISYAERRANRPDD; encoded by the coding sequence ATGAATGGGGATCCACATAGGCCGCTCGGGCACCAATACGCGCTAGCCATGCTCAACGGCGGCGAAGAAAGCGTGCGGAAGCTCGCCACGACCGCCGGCACCCAGCTCACCCTCGACGCCTTTCTCCGGGTCCAGGACGAAGAACCGGTCCCCGCATTCCTGCATTCTGCCCTGTGTGCGATGTCGCTGCCAACCAAGCGACCGAAAGACGACACACAGCCGATCGTTCGTGAAGACGGCAAATACGCGCTCGCAATCAACCCAAGACCTGTCCTGCAGAATGTCAACGGCAAGTCGGTCATGCGAAGTCTTGGCGTGCCATACGGTGCTTACCCCCGCGTCGCGCTAATCTATCTCTTGTCGCAAGCGGTGATGAAGCAATCGCGCGACGTCTATCTCGGCAGGAACTTCACCGAGTGGATGCGCCGACTGGGCTACCAGACGGTCTCCTACGGCCCGCGGGGCACTGCCAATCTTATGCGCGAACAAGTCGATCGGCTGCTGGCCTGCGAGTGGCAAATTCGGTGGGATGGGACCGGGACCGACGACAACGCCTTCGCTGTACGGGATGTCAAAATCTCGAACGAATATGCAGGCTCGCTCGACAAGAATGGCTCATTTGCGCGCGAAATCCGCATGTCGGAGGCCTTTTACAGCCATCTCATTGATCACGCCGTCCCGCTGAACGAAATCGCTATCCGTGAGCTCAAGGGCACCCCGACTGCGCTCGACCTCTACACCTACCTTGCATATCGGCTGCCGCGAATCGGCTCGGACAAGGGTCAGGTCATCTCCTGGGACCAGCTCGCCAAGCATCTGGGTAACGAGGCCGACAGCAAGCGCTTCCGCCAGACCGTCCGCGAGACGATGCAGATCGTGTCAGCGGTCTATCCGAATGCAAATGTCGATCTTTCGGGCCGGAAGGTAGTGTTGCACCCTTCACCGGCCCCGATGGAGCGCAAGCTCGTAGGGCCTCACCTCCGACTCGTTGGGGCCGCAGCACCAGGAACGGCACCGAGATCATCGGTCAAGGTGCGTCGCGAGGTCGACTCCTCGCTTCAAAAGGACTCGGAGCCGCTTCTCTCGTTTCCGACCGGGTCGTTATCCTATGGCGCGCGGGAGGCTCGTTTCCGGCAGATCGGCCTGACAAAGGGAAATCCCTGGTCCGTGGACGACATGACGGCCGCTTTCCGCAAAGGATGCCCGAACTTCAACAAAGAGCGCACCGACAAGGAATGGCTCCGCGTCTGGGAAGCCTTCGTCATTAGTTACGCCGAGCGCCGCGCGAATCGGCCTGACGACTGA
- a CDS encoding AAA family ATPase, whose protein sequence is MATDATLTQPDDLIEGGLDVLHRKALTILKRIRDSAVDPETGQKRGPTFPISKAAALVGRTASAVREAERDGRLPERDRTGSGHRVQYTLEELDHMREVFGTRPWREPTDTPAIISVCNFKGGVGKSTIALHLAQHFAIHGYRVLFIDCDSQASSTMMFGYRPDVDLEEEDTLYGHFHNPELLGVRKIIRKTHFYNLDLIPSNLRLYNLEYEIAGYMAKNQNMEIIDLIAEAIDTVVEDYDIVIMDPPPALGMVSMAVLQAANCMVIPVPPSLVDFASTVSFIDMTRTTMKQLEQIAGRGRPAYNFIRLVGSRVDESKSMHREILSMMRQVFGGSMTQSVMVTSAEIDNASSRMKTVFELEKPVTSHEVYNRCMRHLNDVCRDIEQDVLRTWASRAGGKV, encoded by the coding sequence ATGGCCACTGACGCAACCCTAACTCAACCGGATGACCTGATCGAGGGTGGTCTGGATGTCCTTCACAGGAAAGCGCTGACGATCCTCAAACGCATCCGGGATAGTGCGGTCGATCCCGAGACAGGTCAGAAACGCGGCCCCACCTTCCCGATCTCAAAAGCCGCTGCGCTGGTTGGCAGAACTGCCTCAGCTGTGCGGGAGGCTGAACGTGATGGTCGGCTTCCCGAGCGCGACCGGACTGGATCAGGCCATCGGGTTCAGTACACCCTGGAAGAACTCGACCACATGCGCGAGGTCTTTGGTACACGGCCCTGGCGCGAGCCGACAGATACGCCGGCTATTATCTCGGTTTGCAATTTCAAAGGCGGTGTCGGCAAATCGACGATTGCCCTGCATCTTGCGCAGCATTTCGCGATCCACGGCTACCGCGTGCTCTTCATCGACTGTGATAGCCAGGCGTCTTCGACGATGATGTTTGGCTATCGGCCCGACGTAGATCTGGAGGAGGAAGACACACTCTACGGGCACTTCCATAATCCGGAATTGCTCGGCGTGCGGAAGATTATCCGCAAGACGCATTTTTATAACCTGGATCTTATCCCGTCGAACTTGCGGCTGTATAACCTCGAGTACGAGATTGCCGGCTACATGGCGAAGAACCAGAACATGGAGATTATCGATCTCATCGCGGAAGCGATTGACACGGTAGTCGAGGATTACGACATTGTGATCATGGATCCGCCGCCAGCGCTAGGCATGGTGTCGATGGCCGTCCTCCAGGCCGCTAACTGCATGGTGATCCCAGTGCCCCCCAGCCTTGTGGACTTTGCCTCGACGGTCTCTTTCATCGACATGACGCGGACCACGATGAAGCAGCTCGAGCAAATTGCCGGCCGTGGCCGTCCCGCTTACAATTTCATCAGGCTGGTTGGCAGTCGGGTGGACGAGAGCAAGTCAATGCATCGCGAGATTCTCTCGATGATGCGACAGGTTTTCGGCGGCTCAATGACCCAATCGGTGATGGTGACGAGCGCCGAAATCGACAATGCGAGCTCGCGAATGAAAACGGTGTTCGAACTAGAAAAACCGGTCACATCGCATGAGGTTTACAATCGTTGCATGAGGCATCTGAACGACGTTTGCAGAGACATCGAACAGGATGTTCTGCGGACCTGGGCGAGCAGGGCAGGGGGCAAGGTCTGA
- a CDS encoding ParB/RepB/Spo0J family partition protein — protein MSKGNKGFGSQFTEGLDDEENLDKSNPAEGIMASRSQTLARIATGKSVADRTEWVDPAKCRPWRMHNRDLDHLSEESCRDLIDSFLSAKKQRIPAIVRRLKDDPEFDYEIIAGVRRWWTVKWLRAHHHPEYEYLVTIQSVTDEEAFRVSDVENRSRKDISDWERAKEYTIALAEFYEGSQSQMADHLNLSKSWLSRLLDVARLPDVLIVAFSDTHDITVRVARDIKPLAGDAKTLAKMRDEAERIEEERTTKGLKISGPEVAKRLVKATVEPVAKSPSEKELTGKGGKVILRYTKARGGGLTIKVPPKADATPAELLKAIEGVLAQR, from the coding sequence ATGAGCAAGGGAAATAAGGGCTTCGGCTCGCAATTCACGGAAGGTCTCGACGACGAGGAAAATCTCGACAAGTCGAACCCCGCTGAAGGCATCATGGCGAGTCGCAGCCAAACGCTGGCGCGCATCGCCACGGGCAAGTCCGTGGCCGACCGGACCGAGTGGGTGGACCCCGCGAAATGCCGTCCCTGGCGAATGCACAATCGCGATCTCGACCATCTGTCGGAGGAGAGCTGCCGCGATCTGATCGACTCTTTCCTCTCCGCTAAGAAGCAGCGGATTCCGGCGATCGTTCGCAGACTGAAGGACGATCCCGAGTTCGACTACGAGATTATCGCGGGTGTCCGGCGCTGGTGGACCGTGAAGTGGCTACGCGCTCACCATCACCCCGAATACGAGTATCTGGTGACAATCCAGAGCGTCACGGATGAGGAAGCGTTCAGGGTTTCAGATGTCGAGAACCGCTCGCGGAAAGACATCTCGGATTGGGAACGCGCCAAGGAATATACGATTGCGCTGGCTGAGTTCTACGAAGGTTCGCAGTCCCAGATGGCCGACCATCTGAACCTGTCCAAATCTTGGCTCAGCCGGTTGCTGGACGTTGCGCGTTTGCCCGATGTCCTGATCGTTGCATTCTCGGACACGCACGATATCACGGTTCGCGTGGCGCGGGACATCAAGCCGCTTGCTGGTGACGCGAAGACGCTCGCAAAGATGCGGGATGAGGCCGAGCGGATCGAGGAGGAGCGCACCACGAAGGGATTGAAGATCAGCGGGCCCGAAGTTGCCAAGCGTCTCGTGAAGGCGACGGTTGAGCCTGTGGCGAAGTCTCCGAGCGAAAAGGAGCTAACCGGCAAAGGTGGCAAGGTGATCTTGCGTTACACAAAGGCGAGGGGAGGGGGCCTTACCATCAAGGTGCCACCCAAGGCAGACGCAACACCGGCCGAATTGCTCAAGGCAATCGAAGGCGTCCTGGCGCAGCGCTAA
- a CDS encoding DUF4238 domain-containing protein, which yields MPSKPQNPPSRHHFIPEFLLKAWKDGDMLLRYWRNRIGQIDCEPASPKSVCFERNLYKTVGFPPEHAQQMETLFMQVIDAAAAKVHTVLLEGRLNELSDGQRSDWGRFVMSLWFRTPLDMRGLKEAVGALVAPEGGKALLGIDPPAELPPDAVSALQMEILRTVIDDAERGRSFINMDWRVITTTNRREFWVSDWPLDVPTSFAWLGDRSSYVTLPIAPNKLFVAAGSRSLADRIAALPERELILRQNRSTVGHAQNFVGAKSPDAGDFIRQNFGGRVRHSITGSIAEKYNSATS from the coding sequence ATGCCGTCCAAGCCGCAGAATCCCCCATCGCGCCACCATTTTATTCCAGAATTTCTCCTGAAGGCATGGAAGGACGGCGATATGCTGCTGCGCTACTGGCGCAATCGTATCGGCCAGATCGACTGCGAGCCCGCCTCACCTAAGAGCGTGTGTTTCGAGCGCAACCTCTACAAGACCGTCGGCTTCCCGCCCGAGCATGCGCAGCAGATGGAGACGTTGTTCATGCAGGTCATCGATGCTGCGGCGGCGAAGGTCCACACGGTGCTGCTAGAGGGGCGGCTCAACGAGCTCAGCGATGGTCAGCGCTCGGATTGGGGCCGCTTCGTCATGTCGCTCTGGTTTCGCACGCCGCTCGACATGCGCGGACTGAAAGAGGCTGTTGGAGCCCTCGTCGCTCCCGAGGGCGGCAAGGCTCTTCTTGGCATCGACCCTCCCGCCGAACTTCCGCCCGACGCCGTCAGCGCGCTTCAGATGGAAATCTTGAGGACCGTCATCGACGATGCAGAGCGCGGACGATCCTTCATCAACATGGATTGGCGCGTGATCACGACTACAAACCGGCGAGAGTTCTGGGTCTCCGATTGGCCGCTCGACGTCCCCACAAGTTTCGCCTGGCTCGGTGATCGGTCCTCATACGTCACGCTCCCGATTGCGCCGAACAAGCTCTTCGTGGCCGCAGGATCGCGTTCCCTCGCCGATCGCATCGCAGCTCTACCCGAGCGCGAACTCATCCTGAGGCAGAACCGATCTACCGTCGGTCATGCGCAGAATTTCGTCGGAGCCAAGAGCCCGGACGCGGGCGATTTCATCCGGCAGAATTTTGGCGGCCGAGTGCGACACTCCATAACTGGCAGCATCGCTGAGAAGTACAACTCGGCAACCTCCTGA
- a CDS encoding tyrosine-type recombinase/integrase, translating to MSLPAPISSRRGRQAVDLAWEVTKLNCRSPITINAELIAAYQAASSPHSLRALASDIEAFDHWCRRNGRVTSPATPETVADYLDARAGQGAKPASLGRYKASIAKIHQLLDIKDPTQAELVKLRLRAIRREKGSTQAQARPLRFKGPVRNVERDAPRGLNVRGLLEACADDLPGLRNRALLSVAYDTGLRASELVAVEVEHIVDAIDPEARLLTISRSKGDQEGKGATAFLSPRSVRAIAAWTAAADIEEGPLFRRVQVRRYKARAAVKGRRIETISGRESWDLRKTLPKSAVPARTEYDVGEGALHPGSIGPIWRAMIRRAFDKGALSDLTADDLAQLLKGVSAHSTRVGLNQDLFASGEDLAGIMDALRWKSPRMPLAYNRNLAAEQGAAGRLIAKIG from the coding sequence ATGAGCCTCCCAGCGCCCATCAGCAGCCGGCGAGGCCGACAGGCCGTCGACCTCGCTTGGGAGGTGACCAAGCTGAACTGTCGATCGCCAATCACGATCAACGCCGAGCTGATCGCCGCCTATCAGGCGGCATCCTCGCCGCATTCCCTGCGCGCGCTTGCCAGCGACATCGAGGCGTTCGACCATTGGTGCCGCCGAAACGGGCGCGTGACCTCGCCGGCGACTCCCGAGACGGTCGCCGACTATCTCGATGCCCGGGCAGGGCAGGGGGCGAAACCCGCCTCGCTCGGTCGCTACAAGGCGTCGATCGCCAAGATCCACCAGCTGCTCGACATCAAGGATCCCACCCAGGCCGAGCTGGTCAAGCTGCGGCTCCGCGCGATCCGCCGGGAGAAGGGCAGCACGCAAGCCCAGGCGCGGCCGCTGCGGTTCAAGGGGCCGGTGCGCAATGTCGAGCGGGACGCACCCCGGGGGCTTAATGTGCGGGGGCTGCTTGAGGCCTGCGCGGATGATTTGCCGGGGCTCAGGAATCGGGCTTTGCTGTCGGTCGCCTACGACACGGGCTTGCGCGCCTCCGAGCTGGTCGCGGTCGAGGTCGAGCACATTGTGGACGCCATCGATCCCGAGGCGCGGCTGCTGACGATTTCGCGCAGCAAGGGCGATCAGGAGGGAAAGGGCGCGACCGCGTTCCTCAGCCCGCGCTCGGTGCGGGCGATCGCCGCCTGGACTGCGGCTGCCGACATCGAGGAGGGACCGCTGTTTCGCCGGGTGCAGGTGCGCCGCTACAAGGCGCGGGCCGCGGTCAAGGGGCGGCGGATCGAGACGATTTCTGGCCGCGAAAGCTGGGATCTGCGCAAGACATTGCCGAAGTCGGCGGTGCCGGCGCGCACCGAATATGATGTGGGAGAGGGGGCGTTGCACCCGGGTTCGATCGGGCCGATCTGGCGGGCAATGATCCGGCGCGCCTTCGACAAGGGCGCGCTGAGCGACCTCACCGCCGATGATCTGGCGCAGTTGCTCAAGGGCGTGAGCGCGCATTCGACGCGGGTGGGCTTGAACCAGGATCTGTTTGCGAGCGGCGAGGATCTGGCGGGGATCATGGATGCGCTACGCTGGAAGAGTCCCCGGATGCCGCTCGCCTATAATCGCAATCTGGCGGCAGAGCAGGGTGCCGCCGGCCGCTTGATCGCGAAAATCGGGTGA
- a CDS encoding group III truncated hemoglobin: MIGARVVDGVSKIREEELTPLVEEFYARVRADPALGPIFNDAIDDWPEHLGKLTAFWSSVMLTSGRYKGQPVPAHLKHKARITPALFERWLALWVQTTNDRMTPEAAAALQAKARRIAESLQLAMFFQLEERSAASVANAERKDAIERPGQTHG, translated from the coding sequence ATGATTGGAGCGCGAGTCGTGGACGGTGTCTCGAAAATCAGAGAAGAAGAGCTGACTCCTTTGGTGGAGGAATTTTACGCGCGGGTCCGCGCCGATCCCGCGCTTGGGCCGATTTTCAACGATGCGATCGATGACTGGCCGGAGCATCTTGGGAAGCTGACTGCGTTCTGGTCCTCCGTCATGCTCACCAGTGGCCGATACAAGGGGCAACCGGTGCCGGCCCATTTGAAGCATAAGGCCAGGATAACGCCCGCGCTGTTCGAGCGCTGGCTCGCACTCTGGGTTCAAACGACCAATGACAGGATGACGCCCGAAGCGGCAGCGGCGCTACAAGCGAAGGCGCGGCGCATCGCCGAGAGCCTGCAACTGGCGATGTTCTTCCAACTGGAGGAACGGAGTGCTGCATCGGTCGCCAACGCGGAACGTAAGGATGCCATCGAGCGACCAGGGCAAACCCATGGCTGA
- a CDS encoding DUF1971 domain-containing protein, translated as MAEILPYRSTPVFNQDTLPAALRARHDTKAGVWGVIRVLEGELRLTYLEPPSEIVLTPDQPGLILPQQPHFVTPTGPMKMQVDFYDHIPKL; from the coding sequence ATGGCTGAAATCTTGCCTTACCGTTCCACGCCGGTGTTCAACCAGGACACTCTGCCGGCTGCCTTGCGCGCGCGACATGACACGAAGGCTGGTGTTTGGGGCGTGATCCGGGTTTTGGAGGGCGAACTCCGGCTAACCTACCTCGAGCCACCTTCGGAGATCGTCCTGACGCCTGACCAGCCTGGCTTGATTCTCCCTCAGCAACCGCATTTCGTAACGCCGACAGGGCCGATGAAGATGCAGGTGGATTTTTACGATCACATTCCCAAGCTCTGA